Proteins from a genomic interval of Gossypium hirsutum isolate 1008001.06 chromosome A09, Gossypium_hirsutum_v2.1, whole genome shotgun sequence:
- the LOC107888544 gene encoding sister chromatid cohesion protein SCC2 isoform X1 → MSNPSSSSWVSDQPGQRLMDMAHCGIGLTNTIHSEVAQCLPLPSLPVFCGASDLELRLFDDPAVGASRSLNRPQIIAQAGRIADLLRETDVSYLNLRDEAGSVSHDHLEPLELHAQVLQYNPAAFEYVTPGLVKGKNSGGAMFERKPSESSAPLIGQFQRETRSNRNKQTDVVANDMPKSSSKKPKIKKKADDTGSSVLPDPTELQDAIIGNFRELLEDFCSRAQIPTDDRDEMEWLSLPVNDVRMLVNEIMSVRAKRLLHLVPVDILVKLLRVLDHQIHRAEGLSIDECEHQDSDVFSLVFCALESIHASLAIMAHNDMPKQLYHEEIIERILEFSRHQITDVMSAYDPSYRALHKPSENGAVEDDDDEEPDAELGSASKKRRSTKTAKAKKSALNKVSGAVNAILQKLCTILGLLKDLLLIEKLSDSCVLQLLKTSFTTFLVDNIQLLQLKAIGLLTGIFYSYTQHRTYIIDEMVQLLWKLPVSKRALRAYHLPDEEQRQIQMITALLIQLVHSSANLPEALKQTSIGSPILEVSVDAGYLTKCHESVQDTCCHFWTRVLQRLASVKTQEASELKLMIENLVTDLLTTLNLPEYPAAAPILEVLCVLLLQNAGLKSKDTSVRAMAIDLLGTIAARLKHDALLNRKDKFWISEELLSGDDTDRSYPKGACSICFDGKEEKVLYRCQGCQRFFHSDCMGVREQEGPNRSWYCQFCMCKKQLLVLQSYCESQYKDNEKPKRGRSESSKSSDPITKVEIVQQMLLNHLQDTASADDVHLFVRWCYLCLWYKDGPKSQQNFKYYVSRLRSKAIVRDSGTVSSLFLRDSVKKIALALGQNNSFSRGFDKILYLLLVSLRENSPVIRAKALRAVSIIVEVDPEVLGDKRVQVAVEGRFCDSAISVREAALELVGRHIASHPDVSLKYFEKVAERIKDTGVSVRKRAIKIIRDMCNADPNFSGFTNACIEIISRVSDDESSIQDLVCKTFYEFWFEEPSGMQTQYPGDGSSIPLEVAKKTEQIVETLRQLPNHQFLVTVIKRNLVLDFFPQSAKAAGINPVSLAAVRRRCEVMCKCLLERILQTEETSNVEAEVPTLPYVLALHAFCVVDPSLCMPASDPSQFVITLQPYLKSQVDNRVGAQLLESIIFVIDAVVPLMRKLPPSVGDELKQDLKHMIVRHSFLTVVHACIKCLCSVSRKAGNTGDVVEYLIQLFFKLLDSRATDNKQQVGRSLFCLGLLIRYGNSLFGGSSSKNIDVASSISLFKKYLQMDDFSIKVRSLQALGFALIARPEYMLEKDIGKILEAALAASSNVRLKMQMLQNLLEYLLDAESQMETDKVSDDQVQYTVEGGHSVPVAAGAGDTNICGGIVQLYWDNILGRCLDFNEEVRQSALKIVEVVLRQGLVHPITCVPYLIALETDPLDVNQKLAHHLLMNMNEKYPAFFESRLGDGLQLSFIFMRSISGNAHENPNEKSQSKLPGNLKGKSDAGSLTQARLGVSRIYKLIRGNRVARNKFMSSIVRKFDNPSWNDSVIPFLMYCTETLALLPFSSPDEPLYLIYAINRVIQVRAGALEANLKILSSNLLQTDAQMMTSNNGIVQPDYSQAAYNHMATLDLNGTFQEPPVVQPPFFHMTSIDLNGTIQQNFSYQSISDYPPAIETTMHKMAPSEPRSLSKDEIQKIQADVLAATALQLLMKLKRHLKIVYSLNDQRCQAFSPTEPIKPGDVLTRQNVPFDIGETQTTLPSTYQELVQRYQEYKNALREDAIDYSTYTANIKRKRPTPRKGGKAVRTTGGGDEDDDYDEEWTGGSGVRRMSNSGRKSYNIRSSSRQR, encoded by the exons GTCTTGTCAAGGGAAAAAACTCTGGTGGTGCTATGTTTGAAAGGAAGCCATCTGAGTCAAGTGCTCCTCTTATTGGTCAATTCCAAAGAGAGACTCGCAGCAATCGCAATAAGCAGACTGATGTTGTTGCTAAT GATATGCCAAAATCGTCTTCCAAGAAGCCAAAAATCAAGAAAAAGGCTGATGACACTGGGTCATCAGTTCTACCTGATCCTACAGAGCTTCAAG ATGCTATAATTGGGAACTTCCGTGAGCTGCTAGAAGACTTCTGCAGCAGAGCTCAAATTCCTACTGATGATAGGGATGAGATGGAGTGGTTATCATTGCCAGTTAATGATGTTAGAATGCTTGTAAATGAAATTATGTCAGTACGTGCAAAGAGACTTCTACATTTGGTTCCTGTAGATATTCTTGTGAAATTGTTACGGGTTCTAGATCATCAGATACATCGGGCAGAAGGCTTGTCCattgatgaatgtgaacat CAAGACTCAGATGTATTCTCATTAGTATTCTGTGCCCTGGAGTCCATTCATGCTTCTTTGGCAATAATGGCACATAATGACATGCCAAAGCAATTATACCATGAAGAG ATTATTGAAAGGATTTTAGAGTTCTCTAGGCACCAGATAACAGATGTTATGTCAGCTTATGACCCATCATATCGTGCCTTGCATAAACCAAGTGAAAATGGAGCAGTTGAAG atgatgatgatgaggagCCTGATGCTGAACTGGGGTCTGCTAGCAAGAAAAGACGGAGTACCAAGACTGCTAAAGCAAAGAAATCAGCGTTAAATAA GGTCTCTGGTGCTGTGAATGCTATACTACAAAAGCTCTGCACAATTCTTGGTTTACTCAAAGACTTGTTGTTGATTGAGAAGTTATCTGATAGTTGTGTTCTACAACTATTAAAGACAAGCTTCACTACTTTTTTGGTGGACAACATTCAGCTCTTGCAACTCAAAGCAATTGGCTTGCTAACTGGG ATATTCTACTCATATACCCAACATAGAACATATATAATAGATGAAATGGTTCAGCTTCTCTGGAAGTTGCCTGTTTCAAAGCGAGCATTAAGAGCGTATCACCTACCTGATGAAGAACAGAGGCAGATCCAGATGATTACAGCTTTGCTGATTCAGTTGGTTCATAGCAGTGCTAACCTTCCTGAAGCTTTAAAGCAAACATCAATTGGAAGTCCCATCTTGGAAGTGTCAGTTGATGCTGGTTATTTAACTAAATGCCATGAATCTGTTCAGGATACATGTTGTCATTTCTGGACTCGTGTCCTTCAACGTCTTGCTTCTGTAAAGACTCAAGAGGCCTCTGAGTTGAAACTGATGATTGAGAATCTTGTCACTGATTTACTGACAACATTAAATCTACCTGAATACCCTGCTGCTGCTCCTATTTTAGAG GTTCTTTGTGTTTTACTGCTCCAAAATGCAGGTCTGAAATCTAAGGATACCTCTGTTCGTGCAATGGCAATTGATCTTCTGGGCACAATAGCAGCAAGGTTGAAGCATGATGCTCTCCTCAATAGGAAGGACAAGTTCTGGATATCGGAAGAATTGCTTAGTGGGGATGATACTGATCGTAGTTACCCAAAAGGTGCATGTTCCATTTGTTTTGATGGAAAGGAAGAGAAAGTGTTATATAGGTGTCAAGGTTGTCAAAGATTTTTCCACAGTGATTGTATGGGGGTAAGAGAACAAGAAGGTCCTAACCGTAGTTGGTACTGCCAGTTTTGCATGTGTAAGAAGCAGCTTCTTGTATTGCAATCATACTGTGAATCGCAGTACAAGGATAATGAGAAACCGAAACGTGGTCGCTCAGAAAGTTCTAAATCTTCTGATCCAATTACGAAAGTTGAAATTGTTCAGCAGATGCTTTTGAATCATCTTCAAGATACTGCTTCTGCTGATGATGTCCATCTTTTTGTTCGATG GTGTTATCTTTGCTTATGGTATAAAGATGGCCCGAAATCTCAACAAAATTTCAAGTACTATGTTTCTAGACTGAGATCAAAAGCAATAGTGCGTGATTCGGGGACTGTTTCTTCACTGTTTTTAAGGGATTCAGTCAAGAAAATTGCTTTAGCACTGGGACAAAATAATTCTTTCTCTAGAGGATTTGACAAGATTCTTTACTTGCTTCTG GTTAGCTTAAGAGAAAACTCCCCTGTGATTAGGGCCAAGGCTTTACGAGCA GTTAGTATTATTGTAGAAGTTGATCCAGAGGTATTAGGTGACAAACGTGTTCAAGTGGCTGTTGAGGGAAGGTTTTGTGACTCTGCAATATCTGTCAGGGAAGCTGCATTGGAACTAGTTGGCAGGCACATTGCTTCACATCCAGATGTTAGTTTAAAG TACTTTGAGAAGGTAGCAGAGAGGATTAAAGATACTGGAGTCAGCGTACGGAAACGAGCAATCAAAATTATTCGAGATATGTGCAATGCGGATCCTAACTTCTCAGGGTTTACAAATGCTTGCATTGAGATTATTTCTCGTGTTAGTGATGATGAATCAAGTATTCAG gATCTTGTTTGTAAGACATTTTATGAGTTCTGGTTTGAAGAACCTTCTGGAATGCAGACTCAGTATCCTGGAGATGGTAGTTCCATTCCTTTGGAGGTGGCTAAGAAGACTGAACAGATTGTTGAAACACTGAGGCAGTTGCCTAATCATCAGTTTCTTGTAACTGTCATTAAGCGTAACTTGGTCCTTGATTTTTTCCCTCAATCAGCGAAAGCTGCTGGAATCAACCCTGTCTCCCTTGCTGCGGTACGCAGGCGATGTGAAGTGATGTGCAAGTGCTTATTGGAAAGAATATTGCAGACAGAAGAAACAAGTAATGTGGAAGCAGAAGTTCCTACACTCCCCTATGTTTTGGCCTTGCACGCATTTTGTGTTGTGGACCCATCACTTTGCATGCCAGCTTCAGATCCTTCCCAATTTGTTATCACGCTACAGCCTTACCTTAAGAGTCAG GTTGATAACAGAGTTGGTGCACAGTTACTGGAGAGTATAATCTTTGTAATTGATGCCGTTGTGCCGTTGATGCGAAAGTTGCCTCCTAGTGTTGGTGATGAACTAAAACAAGATCTGAAGCACATGATCGTCCGGCATTCCTTTTTGACTGTTGTCCACGCTTGCATCAA GTGTCTTTGTTCAGTGAGTAGAAAGGCAGGGAATACTGGTGATGTTGTTGAGTATCTCATTCAGTTATTTTTCAAACTATTGGATTCCCGAGCAACTGATAACAAGCAG CAAGTGGGGCGCTCTCTCTTCTGTCTTGGATTACTTATCCGCTATGGAAATTCTTTGTTTGGTGGTTCTAGTAGCAAAAATATTGATGTTGCTAGCAGTATTAGTTTGTTTAAAAAGTATCTTCAAATGGATGATTTTAGCATAAAGGTTAGATCTTTGCAG GCATTAGGTTTCGCTCTAATTGCTAGGCCTGAATATATGttggaaaaggacattggaaaGATTTTAGAGGCAGCATTAGCAGCGAGTTCTAATGTTCGTCTTAAG ATGCAAATGTTACAAAATTTGTTGGAATATCTTCTTGATGCGGAAAGTCAAATGGAAACGGATAAAGTGAGTGATGATCAAGTTCAGTATACTGTAGAAGGTGGCCACAGTGTCCCTGTAGCTGCGGGTGCTGGCGATACTAACATTTGTGGGGGTATAGTCCAGCTGTATTGGGATAATATTCTGGGGAGATGCCTGGACTTTAACGAAGAAGTTCGCCAATCCGCCCTAAAG ATAGTGGAAGTAGTTCTTCGACAAGGACTTGTTCATCCTATTACTTGTGTCCCATACCTTATAGCCCTAGAAACAGATCCTCTGGACGTCAACCAAAAGTTGGCTCATCATTTGCTAATGAATATGAATGAGAA ATATCCTGCTTTTTTCGAGAGCCGACTGGGGGATGGGCTTCAGCTGTCATTTATCTTCATGCGCTCAATTAGTGGCAATGCACATGAAAATCCAAATGAAAAATCCCAATCAAAGCTTCCTGGAAATTTGAAAGGGAAATCTGATGCTGGTTCTTTAACACAAGCAAGGCTGGGAGTTTCTAGAATTTACAAGCTAATTCGTGGAAATCGGGTTGCTAGGAACAAATTCATGTCCTCAATTGTGCGCAAATTTGATAATCCTAGCTGGAACGATTCTGTTATACCTTTCTTGAT GTATTGTACGGAAACTCTTGCTTTGTTACCATTTTCATCTCCTGATGAACCACTTTATTTGATCTACGCCATAAATCGAGTGATACAAGTCAGAGCAGGGGCTCTTGAGGCAAATTTGAAAATCTTGAGTTCAAATTTGCTGCAAACAGATGCTCAGATGATGACTAGTAATAACGGGATAGTTCAGCCGGATTATAGTCAAGCTGCTTATAATCATATGGCTACGCTAGATTTGAACGGAACATTTCAGGAGCCGCCTGTGGTTCAGCCTCCTTTCTTTCACATGACATCAATCGATTTGAATGGTACAATCCAGCAAAACTTCAGTTATCAGTCTATTTCAGATTATCCTCCTGCAATTGAGACAACAATGCATAAGATGGCCCCTTCTGAACCTCGTTCTCTTTCCAaagatgaaattcaaaaaatCCAG gcTGACGTTCTTGCTGCTACTGCATTACAGCTTCTTATGAAGCTAAAAAGACATCTAAAAATTGTTTATAGCCTGAATGATCAAAGATGCCAG GCCTTTTCTCCAACTGAACCCATAAAACCGGGGGATGTTCTAACGAGGCAGAACGTTCCCTTTGACATCGGTGAAACACAGACAACCTTGCCTAGCACCTATCAAGAATTGGTGCAGAGATATCAG GAATACAAAAACGCGTTGAGGGAAGATGCAATTGATTACTCAACATACACAGCCAACATCAAAAGGAAGCGACCAACTCCGAGGAAAGGAGGAAAAGCGGTGCGAACGACCGGTGGTGGGGATGAAGACGATGATTACGATGAAGAGTGGACAGGTGGGAGTGGTGTTCGTCGGATGAGTAACAGCGGACGGAAAAGTTACAACATAAGAAGCAGCAGTCGGCAGCGATAG
- the LOC107888544 gene encoding sister chromatid cohesion protein SCC2 isoform X4 — MFERKPSESSAPLIGQFQRETRSNRNKQTDVVANDMPKSSSKKPKIKKKADDTGSSVLPDPTELQDAIIGNFRELLEDFCSRAQIPTDDRDEMEWLSLPVNDVRMLVNEIMSVRAKRLLHLVPVDILVKLLRVLDHQIHRAEGLSIDECEHQDSDVFSLVFCALESIHASLAIMAHNDMPKQLYHEEIIERILEFSRHQITDVMSAYDPSYRALHKPSENGAVEDDDDEEPDAELGSASKKRRSTKTAKAKKSALNKVSGAVNAILQKLCTILGLLKDLLLIEKLSDSCVLQLLKTSFTTFLVDNIQLLQLKAIGLLTGIFYSYTQHRTYIIDEMVQLLWKLPVSKRALRAYHLPDEEQRQIQMITALLIQLVHSSANLPEALKQTSIGSPILEVSVDAGYLTKCHESVQDTCCHFWTRVLQRLASVKTQEASELKLMIENLVTDLLTTLNLPEYPAAAPILEVLCVLLLQNAGLKSKDTSVRAMAIDLLGTIAARLKHDALLNRKDKFWISEELLSGDDTDRSYPKGACSICFDGKEEKVLYRCQGCQRFFHSDCMGVREQEGPNRSWYCQFCMCKKQLLVLQSYCESQYKDNEKPKRGRSESSKSSDPITKVEIVQQMLLNHLQDTASADDVHLFVRWCYLCLWYKDGPKSQQNFKYYVSRLRSKAIVRDSGTVSSLFLRDSVKKIALALGQNNSFSRGFDKILYLLLVSLRENSPVIRAKALRAVSIIVEVDPEVLGDKRVQVAVEGRFCDSAISVREAALELVGRHIASHPDVSLKYFEKVAERIKDTGVSVRKRAIKIIRDMCNADPNFSGFTNACIEIISRVSDDESSIQDLVCKTFYEFWFEEPSGMQTQYPGDGSSIPLEVAKKTEQIVETLRQLPNHQFLVTVIKRNLVLDFFPQSAKAAGINPVSLAAVRRRCEVMCKCLLERILQTEETSNVEAEVPTLPYVLALHAFCVVDPSLCMPASDPSQFVITLQPYLKSQVDNRVGAQLLESIIFVIDAVVPLMRKLPPSVGDELKQDLKHMIVRHSFLTVVHACIKCLCSVSRKAGNTGDVVEYLIQLFFKLLDSRATDNKQQVGRSLFCLGLLIRYGNSLFGGSSSKNIDVASSISLFKKYLQMDDFSIKVRSLQALGFALIARPEYMLEKDIGKILEAALAASSNVRLKMQMLQNLLEYLLDAESQMETDKVSDDQVQYTVEGGHSVPVAAGAGDTNICGGIVQLYWDNILGRCLDFNEEVRQSALKIVEVVLRQGLVHPITCVPYLIALETDPLDVNQKLAHHLLMNMNEKYPAFFESRLGDGLQLSFIFMRSISGNAHENPNEKSQSKLPGNLKGKSDAGSLTQARLGVSRIYKLIRGNRVARNKFMSSIVRKFDNPSWNDSVIPFLMYCTETLALLPFSSPDEPLYLIYAINRVIQVRAGALEANLKILSSNLLQTDAQMMTSNNGIVQPDYSQAAYNHMATLDLNGTFQEPPVVQPPFFHMTSIDLNGTIQQNFSYQSISDYPPAIETTMHKMAPSEPRSLSKDEIQKIQADVLAATALQLLMKLKRHLKIVYSLNDQRCQAFSPTEPIKPGDVLTRQNVPFDIGETQTTLPSTYQELVQRYQEYKNALREDAIDYSTYTANIKRKRPTPRKGGKAVRTTGGGDEDDDYDEEWTGGSGVRRMSNSGRKSYNIRSSSRQR; from the exons ATGTTTGAAAGGAAGCCATCTGAGTCAAGTGCTCCTCTTATTGGTCAATTCCAAAGAGAGACTCGCAGCAATCGCAATAAGCAGACTGATGTTGTTGCTAAT GATATGCCAAAATCGTCTTCCAAGAAGCCAAAAATCAAGAAAAAGGCTGATGACACTGGGTCATCAGTTCTACCTGATCCTACAGAGCTTCAAG ATGCTATAATTGGGAACTTCCGTGAGCTGCTAGAAGACTTCTGCAGCAGAGCTCAAATTCCTACTGATGATAGGGATGAGATGGAGTGGTTATCATTGCCAGTTAATGATGTTAGAATGCTTGTAAATGAAATTATGTCAGTACGTGCAAAGAGACTTCTACATTTGGTTCCTGTAGATATTCTTGTGAAATTGTTACGGGTTCTAGATCATCAGATACATCGGGCAGAAGGCTTGTCCattgatgaatgtgaacat CAAGACTCAGATGTATTCTCATTAGTATTCTGTGCCCTGGAGTCCATTCATGCTTCTTTGGCAATAATGGCACATAATGACATGCCAAAGCAATTATACCATGAAGAG ATTATTGAAAGGATTTTAGAGTTCTCTAGGCACCAGATAACAGATGTTATGTCAGCTTATGACCCATCATATCGTGCCTTGCATAAACCAAGTGAAAATGGAGCAGTTGAAG atgatgatgatgaggagCCTGATGCTGAACTGGGGTCTGCTAGCAAGAAAAGACGGAGTACCAAGACTGCTAAAGCAAAGAAATCAGCGTTAAATAA GGTCTCTGGTGCTGTGAATGCTATACTACAAAAGCTCTGCACAATTCTTGGTTTACTCAAAGACTTGTTGTTGATTGAGAAGTTATCTGATAGTTGTGTTCTACAACTATTAAAGACAAGCTTCACTACTTTTTTGGTGGACAACATTCAGCTCTTGCAACTCAAAGCAATTGGCTTGCTAACTGGG ATATTCTACTCATATACCCAACATAGAACATATATAATAGATGAAATGGTTCAGCTTCTCTGGAAGTTGCCTGTTTCAAAGCGAGCATTAAGAGCGTATCACCTACCTGATGAAGAACAGAGGCAGATCCAGATGATTACAGCTTTGCTGATTCAGTTGGTTCATAGCAGTGCTAACCTTCCTGAAGCTTTAAAGCAAACATCAATTGGAAGTCCCATCTTGGAAGTGTCAGTTGATGCTGGTTATTTAACTAAATGCCATGAATCTGTTCAGGATACATGTTGTCATTTCTGGACTCGTGTCCTTCAACGTCTTGCTTCTGTAAAGACTCAAGAGGCCTCTGAGTTGAAACTGATGATTGAGAATCTTGTCACTGATTTACTGACAACATTAAATCTACCTGAATACCCTGCTGCTGCTCCTATTTTAGAG GTTCTTTGTGTTTTACTGCTCCAAAATGCAGGTCTGAAATCTAAGGATACCTCTGTTCGTGCAATGGCAATTGATCTTCTGGGCACAATAGCAGCAAGGTTGAAGCATGATGCTCTCCTCAATAGGAAGGACAAGTTCTGGATATCGGAAGAATTGCTTAGTGGGGATGATACTGATCGTAGTTACCCAAAAGGTGCATGTTCCATTTGTTTTGATGGAAAGGAAGAGAAAGTGTTATATAGGTGTCAAGGTTGTCAAAGATTTTTCCACAGTGATTGTATGGGGGTAAGAGAACAAGAAGGTCCTAACCGTAGTTGGTACTGCCAGTTTTGCATGTGTAAGAAGCAGCTTCTTGTATTGCAATCATACTGTGAATCGCAGTACAAGGATAATGAGAAACCGAAACGTGGTCGCTCAGAAAGTTCTAAATCTTCTGATCCAATTACGAAAGTTGAAATTGTTCAGCAGATGCTTTTGAATCATCTTCAAGATACTGCTTCTGCTGATGATGTCCATCTTTTTGTTCGATG GTGTTATCTTTGCTTATGGTATAAAGATGGCCCGAAATCTCAACAAAATTTCAAGTACTATGTTTCTAGACTGAGATCAAAAGCAATAGTGCGTGATTCGGGGACTGTTTCTTCACTGTTTTTAAGGGATTCAGTCAAGAAAATTGCTTTAGCACTGGGACAAAATAATTCTTTCTCTAGAGGATTTGACAAGATTCTTTACTTGCTTCTG GTTAGCTTAAGAGAAAACTCCCCTGTGATTAGGGCCAAGGCTTTACGAGCA GTTAGTATTATTGTAGAAGTTGATCCAGAGGTATTAGGTGACAAACGTGTTCAAGTGGCTGTTGAGGGAAGGTTTTGTGACTCTGCAATATCTGTCAGGGAAGCTGCATTGGAACTAGTTGGCAGGCACATTGCTTCACATCCAGATGTTAGTTTAAAG TACTTTGAGAAGGTAGCAGAGAGGATTAAAGATACTGGAGTCAGCGTACGGAAACGAGCAATCAAAATTATTCGAGATATGTGCAATGCGGATCCTAACTTCTCAGGGTTTACAAATGCTTGCATTGAGATTATTTCTCGTGTTAGTGATGATGAATCAAGTATTCAG gATCTTGTTTGTAAGACATTTTATGAGTTCTGGTTTGAAGAACCTTCTGGAATGCAGACTCAGTATCCTGGAGATGGTAGTTCCATTCCTTTGGAGGTGGCTAAGAAGACTGAACAGATTGTTGAAACACTGAGGCAGTTGCCTAATCATCAGTTTCTTGTAACTGTCATTAAGCGTAACTTGGTCCTTGATTTTTTCCCTCAATCAGCGAAAGCTGCTGGAATCAACCCTGTCTCCCTTGCTGCGGTACGCAGGCGATGTGAAGTGATGTGCAAGTGCTTATTGGAAAGAATATTGCAGACAGAAGAAACAAGTAATGTGGAAGCAGAAGTTCCTACACTCCCCTATGTTTTGGCCTTGCACGCATTTTGTGTTGTGGACCCATCACTTTGCATGCCAGCTTCAGATCCTTCCCAATTTGTTATCACGCTACAGCCTTACCTTAAGAGTCAG GTTGATAACAGAGTTGGTGCACAGTTACTGGAGAGTATAATCTTTGTAATTGATGCCGTTGTGCCGTTGATGCGAAAGTTGCCTCCTAGTGTTGGTGATGAACTAAAACAAGATCTGAAGCACATGATCGTCCGGCATTCCTTTTTGACTGTTGTCCACGCTTGCATCAA GTGTCTTTGTTCAGTGAGTAGAAAGGCAGGGAATACTGGTGATGTTGTTGAGTATCTCATTCAGTTATTTTTCAAACTATTGGATTCCCGAGCAACTGATAACAAGCAG CAAGTGGGGCGCTCTCTCTTCTGTCTTGGATTACTTATCCGCTATGGAAATTCTTTGTTTGGTGGTTCTAGTAGCAAAAATATTGATGTTGCTAGCAGTATTAGTTTGTTTAAAAAGTATCTTCAAATGGATGATTTTAGCATAAAGGTTAGATCTTTGCAG GCATTAGGTTTCGCTCTAATTGCTAGGCCTGAATATATGttggaaaaggacattggaaaGATTTTAGAGGCAGCATTAGCAGCGAGTTCTAATGTTCGTCTTAAG ATGCAAATGTTACAAAATTTGTTGGAATATCTTCTTGATGCGGAAAGTCAAATGGAAACGGATAAAGTGAGTGATGATCAAGTTCAGTATACTGTAGAAGGTGGCCACAGTGTCCCTGTAGCTGCGGGTGCTGGCGATACTAACATTTGTGGGGGTATAGTCCAGCTGTATTGGGATAATATTCTGGGGAGATGCCTGGACTTTAACGAAGAAGTTCGCCAATCCGCCCTAAAG ATAGTGGAAGTAGTTCTTCGACAAGGACTTGTTCATCCTATTACTTGTGTCCCATACCTTATAGCCCTAGAAACAGATCCTCTGGACGTCAACCAAAAGTTGGCTCATCATTTGCTAATGAATATGAATGAGAA ATATCCTGCTTTTTTCGAGAGCCGACTGGGGGATGGGCTTCAGCTGTCATTTATCTTCATGCGCTCAATTAGTGGCAATGCACATGAAAATCCAAATGAAAAATCCCAATCAAAGCTTCCTGGAAATTTGAAAGGGAAATCTGATGCTGGTTCTTTAACACAAGCAAGGCTGGGAGTTTCTAGAATTTACAAGCTAATTCGTGGAAATCGGGTTGCTAGGAACAAATTCATGTCCTCAATTGTGCGCAAATTTGATAATCCTAGCTGGAACGATTCTGTTATACCTTTCTTGAT GTATTGTACGGAAACTCTTGCTTTGTTACCATTTTCATCTCCTGATGAACCACTTTATTTGATCTACGCCATAAATCGAGTGATACAAGTCAGAGCAGGGGCTCTTGAGGCAAATTTGAAAATCTTGAGTTCAAATTTGCTGCAAACAGATGCTCAGATGATGACTAGTAATAACGGGATAGTTCAGCCGGATTATAGTCAAGCTGCTTATAATCATATGGCTACGCTAGATTTGAACGGAACATTTCAGGAGCCGCCTGTGGTTCAGCCTCCTTTCTTTCACATGACATCAATCGATTTGAATGGTACAATCCAGCAAAACTTCAGTTATCAGTCTATTTCAGATTATCCTCCTGCAATTGAGACAACAATGCATAAGATGGCCCCTTCTGAACCTCGTTCTCTTTCCAaagatgaaattcaaaaaatCCAG gcTGACGTTCTTGCTGCTACTGCATTACAGCTTCTTATGAAGCTAAAAAGACATCTAAAAATTGTTTATAGCCTGAATGATCAAAGATGCCAG GCCTTTTCTCCAACTGAACCCATAAAACCGGGGGATGTTCTAACGAGGCAGAACGTTCCCTTTGACATCGGTGAAACACAGACAACCTTGCCTAGCACCTATCAAGAATTGGTGCAGAGATATCAG GAATACAAAAACGCGTTGAGGGAAGATGCAATTGATTACTCAACATACACAGCCAACATCAAAAGGAAGCGACCAACTCCGAGGAAAGGAGGAAAAGCGGTGCGAACGACCGGTGGTGGGGATGAAGACGATGATTACGATGAAGAGTGGACAGGTGGGAGTGGTGTTCGTCGGATGAGTAACAGCGGACGGAAAAGTTACAACATAAGAAGCAGCAGTCGGCAGCGATAG